In Pseudomonas fluorescens, the following are encoded in one genomic region:
- the nhaA gene encoding Na+/H+ antiporter NhaA, producing the protein MPLRSTFTRFFQLEAASGLLLIAAAVLALIINNSPLSWLYNGLLDTPVVAQIGALKIAKPLLLWINDGLMALFFLLIGLEVKREVLDGQLSKPSQIVLPGAAAIGGMVVPALIYWYLNRDTPPALNGWAIPTATDIAFALGVLALLGKRVPVSLKLFLMTLAIIDDLGAIIIIAIFYSGALSTLSLALAATCIAALIGMNRLGVVKLGPYMIIGLILWVCVLKSGVHATLAGVTLAFCIPLRTKNAEPSPLLTLEHALHPWVAYGILPLFAFANAGLSLSGVTVESFTHHVPMGIAIGLLLGKTVGVFGLTWLAVKTGIAALPQGANWGQILGVAILCGIGFTMSLFVGSLAFEPGVSDFAGMDRMGILTGSILAALIGYVVTAMASRKSIALAS; encoded by the coding sequence TTGCCTCTGCGTAGCACTTTCACGCGTTTCTTTCAGTTGGAAGCTGCCAGCGGTCTGTTACTGATCGCCGCTGCCGTTCTGGCTCTGATTATCAACAACTCGCCGCTGTCGTGGCTGTACAACGGCCTGCTGGACACCCCCGTGGTGGCGCAGATCGGCGCGCTGAAAATCGCCAAGCCGTTGCTGCTGTGGATCAACGACGGCCTGATGGCGCTGTTCTTCCTGCTGATCGGCCTGGAAGTGAAGCGCGAAGTCCTCGACGGCCAGTTGTCCAAACCGTCGCAAATCGTCCTGCCCGGTGCCGCAGCCATTGGTGGCATGGTGGTGCCCGCGCTGATCTACTGGTACCTCAATCGCGACACGCCACCGGCCCTAAACGGCTGGGCAATCCCGACCGCCACCGACATCGCCTTCGCCCTTGGCGTGCTGGCGCTGCTGGGCAAACGGGTTCCGGTATCGCTGAAACTGTTCCTGATGACCCTGGCGATCATCGACGACCTCGGCGCGATCATCATCATTGCGATCTTCTATTCCGGCGCGTTGTCGACCCTGTCCCTGGCGCTGGCCGCGACCTGTATTGCGGCGCTGATCGGGATGAACCGGCTTGGCGTGGTCAAGCTCGGGCCGTACATGATCATTGGCTTGATCCTCTGGGTCTGCGTGCTCAAGAGCGGTGTCCACGCAACGCTGGCCGGCGTGACCCTGGCATTCTGCATTCCGCTGCGCACGAAAAATGCCGAGCCTTCGCCATTGCTGACCCTGGAACACGCCCTGCATCCGTGGGTCGCCTACGGCATCCTGCCGCTGTTCGCCTTTGCCAATGCCGGCCTGTCCCTGAGCGGTGTCACCGTCGAAAGCTTCACTCACCACGTCCCCATGGGCATCGCCATCGGGCTGCTGCTGGGCAAGACTGTCGGAGTCTTCGGCCTGACCTGGCTGGCCGTGAAAACCGGTATCGCCGCCCTGCCCCAAGGCGCCAATTGGGGCCAGATACTGGGCGTGGCGATTCTCTGCGGCATTGGTTTCACGATGAGTCTGTTTGTCGGCTCGCTGGCCTTTGAGCCGGGCGTGAGTGATTTCGCCGGGATGGACCGCATGGGGATCTTGACCGGTTCGATTCTGGCCGCGCTGATCGGTTATGTGGTGACGGCGATGGCGAGCCGCAAGAGCATCGCGCTGGCCTCCTGA
- a CDS encoding NAD(P)/FAD-dependent oxidoreductase, which yields MLRITELKLPIDHPEEDLRPAIVQRLGLASDDLLDFTLFKRSYDARKKSSELCFIYTIDLEVRDEAAVLHKFADDRNVSVAPDVSYKAVGQAPVDLSARPIVVGFGPCGIFAGLLLAQMGFKPIILERGTEVRQRTKDTWGLWRKSVLNPESNVQFGEGGAGTFSDGKLYSQIKDPKFLGRKVLHEFVKAGAPEEILYVSKPHIGTFRLTGVVENMREQIRALGGEVRFQQRVTDVLIEDGQLVGVELNGGEQIHSRHVILALGHSARDTFRMLHGRGVFMEAKPFSVGFRIEHPQSLIDRARLGKYAGHPKLGAADYKLVHHAKNGRSVYSFCMCPGGTVVAATSEPNRVVTNGMSQYSRNERNANSGIVVGITPEVDYPGGPLAGIELQERLESHAFVLGGSNYEAPAQLVGDFIAGKPSTELGSVEPSYKPGVALGDLALALPAFAIEAIREALPAFEKQIRGYSLHDAVLTGIETRTSSPLRITRNESLQSMNVKGLFPAGEGAGYAGGILSAGVDGIRIAEAVARDILGIEA from the coding sequence ATGTTACGAATCACCGAACTCAAGTTGCCGATCGACCATCCCGAAGAAGACCTGCGCCCTGCCATCGTGCAGCGCTTAGGGCTTGCCAGCGATGACCTGCTCGATTTCACCTTGTTCAAGCGCAGCTACGATGCGCGCAAAAAGTCCTCCGAACTGTGCTTCATCTACACCATCGACCTTGAAGTTCGCGATGAGGCGGCGGTGCTGCACAAGTTCGCCGATGACCGTAACGTCAGCGTGGCGCCGGATGTCAGCTACAAAGCGGTAGGCCAGGCGCCGGTCGATTTGAGTGCGCGTCCGATCGTCGTCGGCTTCGGTCCGTGCGGGATTTTCGCCGGGCTGCTGCTGGCGCAAATGGGCTTCAAGCCGATCATCCTCGAACGCGGCACCGAAGTACGCCAGCGCACCAAGGACACCTGGGGCCTGTGGCGCAAAAGCGTGCTCAACCCGGAATCCAACGTGCAGTTCGGTGAAGGCGGCGCGGGGACATTCTCCGACGGCAAGCTCTACAGCCAGATCAAGGACCCGAAATTCCTCGGCCGTAAAGTCCTGCACGAATTCGTCAAGGCCGGTGCCCCGGAAGAAATCCTCTACGTCAGCAAGCCGCACATCGGTACGTTCCGCCTGACCGGCGTGGTGGAAAACATGCGTGAGCAGATTCGCGCCCTGGGTGGTGAAGTGCGCTTCCAGCAGCGTGTCACCGACGTATTGATCGAGGACGGCCAACTGGTCGGCGTCGAGCTCAACGGCGGCGAGCAGATCCACTCCAGACACGTGATCCTCGCCCTCGGCCACAGTGCCCGCGACACCTTCCGCATGCTCCACGGCCGTGGCGTGTTCATGGAGGCCAAGCCGTTCTCGGTGGGTTTCCGCATCGAACACCCACAGTCGCTGATCGACCGTGCGCGCCTGGGCAAGTACGCCGGCCACCCGAAACTGGGCGCCGCCGACTACAAACTGGTGCACCACGCCAAGAACGGCCGCTCGGTCTACAGCTTCTGCATGTGCCCGGGCGGCACCGTGGTGGCCGCGACTTCCGAGCCGAACCGCGTGGTTACCAATGGCATGAGCCAGTACTCGCGTAACGAGCGCAATGCCAACTCCGGCATCGTCGTCGGCATCACCCCGGAAGTCGATTATCCGGGCGGCCCGCTGGCCGGTATCGAGTTGCAGGAACGCCTGGAATCCCACGCATTCGTGCTGGGCGGCAGTAACTACGAAGCCCCGGCGCAACTGGTCGGCGATTTTATCGCGGGCAAACCGTCCACCGAACTGGGCAGCGTCGAGCCGTCCTACAAGCCGGGCGTTGCCCTGGGTGATCTGGCGCTGGCGCTGCCGGCGTTCGCCATCGAAGCGATTCGCGAAGCCCTGCCGGCGTTCGAGAAGCAGATTCGTGGTTACTCGCTGCACGACGCGGTGTTGACCGGGATCGAGACCCGCACCTCCTCGCCGCTGCGCATTACCCGTAACGAGTCGTTGCAGAGCATGAACGTGAAGGGCTTGTTCCCGGCCGGTGAAGGTGCCGGTTATGCGGGCGGGATTCTGTCGGCGGGTGTTGACGGGATTCGCATTGCCGAGGCTGTGGCTCGGGATATCCTCGGTATCGAGGCCTGA
- a CDS encoding PLP-dependent cysteine synthase family protein, giving the protein MMSDNRQWSREAIRIIEADFQRSADTHLIPLPLPGFPGIELYFKDESSHPTGSLKHRLARSLFLYALCNGWLKPGAPVIEASSGSTAISEAYFARMLGLPFIAVMPATTSKEKIAQIAFYGGQSHLVDDPTQIYAESERLAREHDGHFIDQFTYAERATDWRANNNIAESIFQQMRFEQHPEPSWLISSPGTGGTTATLGRYVRYRQHGTRVLCADAERSVFFDYYQTGDASLRLDHGSRIEGIGRPRVEASFLPKVIDAMVKVPDALSLAAMHYLAERLGRHVGGSSGTNLIGALMAAQHMKAAGETGSMVAILCDSGERYATTYYDQDWLKAQGYELSGLMAAVAATVERGEPLPASVLRANI; this is encoded by the coding sequence ATCATGAGCGACAATCGACAGTGGTCCCGCGAAGCGATCCGGATCATCGAAGCCGATTTCCAGCGCAGCGCCGACACCCACTTGATCCCCTTGCCGCTGCCAGGTTTTCCGGGCATCGAGTTGTACTTCAAGGATGAATCCAGCCACCCCACGGGCAGTCTCAAGCACCGTCTGGCCCGTTCGCTGTTCCTTTATGCGCTGTGTAACGGCTGGCTCAAACCCGGCGCGCCGGTCATTGAAGCCTCCAGCGGTTCGACGGCGATTTCCGAAGCGTACTTCGCGCGCATGCTGGGCTTGCCATTCATTGCGGTGATGCCAGCGACCACGTCCAAGGAAAAGATCGCGCAAATTGCCTTCTATGGTGGCCAAAGCCACCTGGTAGACGATCCGACCCAGATCTACGCCGAGTCCGAGCGTCTGGCTCGCGAACACGACGGGCACTTCATTGACCAGTTCACCTACGCCGAGCGCGCCACCGACTGGCGGGCAAACAACAACATTGCCGAGTCGATCTTTCAGCAGATGCGTTTCGAGCAGCACCCCGAGCCGAGCTGGCTGATTTCCAGCCCCGGTACCGGCGGCACCACGGCCACCCTGGGCCGATACGTGCGTTATCGCCAGCATGGCACCCGCGTGCTGTGTGCCGATGCCGAGCGTTCGGTGTTCTTCGATTACTACCAGACCGGCGATGCCAGCCTGCGACTGGACCACGGCTCGCGGATCGAAGGCATTGGCCGGCCGCGCGTGGAAGCGTCGTTTCTGCCCAAAGTGATCGACGCGATGGTCAAGGTGCCGGATGCCTTGTCACTGGCGGCCATGCACTACCTGGCGGAGCGTCTGGGACGGCATGTGGGCGGGTCGAGCGGGACCAACCTGATCGGCGCACTGATGGCCGCCCAGCACATGAAGGCGGCGGGGGAGACGGGGTCGATGGTGGCGATTCTGTGTGACAGCGGCGAGCGCTATGCCACGACCTATTACGATCAGGACTGGCTCAAGGCTCAGGGGTATGAGCTGAGTGGTTTGATGGCTGCGGTGGCGGCGACGGTGGAGCGGGGTGAGCCGTTGCCGGCGTCGGTACTGCGCGCCAATATCTGA
- a CDS encoding LysR family transcriptional regulator has product MSEMDDLAAFAVLIEAGSFTLAAQQLGCSKGQLSKRISQLEAQFSVVLLQRTTRRLSLTAAGAALLPQAQALVVQVERARQALARLKDDMAGPVRMTVPVSLGETFFDGLLLEFSAKYPQVQIELELNNSYRELSRDGFDLAIRSDVAIDQRLVARPLLAWQELTCASPAYLEQYGEPQTPQALAEHRCLLNSHYSGREEWLYHQQHELLRVRVSGPFASNHYNLLKKAALVGAGIARLPSYCLPTELADGRLRWLLRDYQTRSMPMYLVHPYQGGLPKRTQVLADYLIGWFKRSGEALDRL; this is encoded by the coding sequence ATGAGCGAGATGGATGACCTGGCCGCGTTCGCCGTACTGATCGAAGCGGGAAGTTTCACCCTGGCGGCGCAGCAGCTCGGTTGCAGCAAAGGCCAGCTGTCCAAGCGCATCAGCCAGTTGGAAGCGCAGTTTTCCGTGGTGTTGTTGCAACGTACCACCCGCCGCTTGAGCCTGACCGCGGCCGGTGCTGCGTTGTTGCCACAGGCCCAGGCGCTGGTGGTGCAAGTCGAGCGGGCGCGCCAGGCCCTGGCGCGTCTGAAGGACGACATGGCCGGCCCGGTGCGGATGACGGTACCGGTGTCGCTCGGGGAAACCTTCTTCGATGGCCTGTTGCTGGAGTTCTCCGCCAAGTATCCCCAGGTACAGATCGAACTGGAGCTCAACAACAGCTACCGCGAACTGTCTCGCGACGGCTTCGATCTGGCAATTCGTTCCGACGTGGCCATTGACCAGCGACTGGTGGCGCGCCCACTGCTGGCGTGGCAAGAGCTGACCTGTGCCAGCCCGGCCTATCTGGAGCAATATGGTGAACCGCAAACACCCCAGGCGCTGGCCGAGCATCGCTGCCTGCTCAACAGCCATTACAGCGGTCGCGAAGAATGGCTGTATCACCAGCAGCACGAGTTGTTGCGGGTGCGGGTGTCGGGGCCGTTCGCCAGCAACCACTACAACCTGTTGAAGAAAGCCGCACTGGTCGGCGCCGGTATTGCGCGCCTGCCGTCCTACTGTTTGCCAACAGAACTGGCCGACGGGCGTTTGCGATGGCTGCTGCGCGACTATCAGACCCGCAGCATGCCGATGTACCTGGTGCATCCGTATCAGGGCGGTTTGCCCAAGCGTACGCAGGTACTGGCGGATTATTTGATCGGGTGGTTCAAGCGTAGTGGGGAGGCGTTGGATCGGCTGTGA
- a CDS encoding short chain dehydrogenase: protein MKILLIGANGTIGSAVDKELSQRHEIIRIGRTSGDFQVDISDSASIRKLFGQTGKFDALVCAAGNVTFAPLNEMTEESFALGLKDKLMGQVNLLLIGREFANDRASFTFTTGVLSHDPIYSGASAALVNGALDSFVRAAAIELPRGLRVNSISPNVLVEAMGKYAPYFRGFKPVPAADVALAYAKSVEGLQTGQTFHI, encoded by the coding sequence ATGAAAATTCTTTTGATCGGCGCAAACGGCACCATCGGTTCGGCAGTCGACAAGGAACTGTCGCAACGCCACGAAATCATCCGCATCGGCCGCACCAGCGGCGACTTTCAGGTGGACATCAGTGACAGCGCCTCGATTCGCAAACTGTTCGGGCAGACCGGCAAATTCGATGCACTGGTGTGTGCCGCTGGCAACGTGACCTTCGCACCGCTCAACGAAATGACCGAAGAGAGCTTTGCCCTGGGCCTGAAAGACAAGCTCATGGGCCAGGTCAATTTGCTGCTGATCGGCCGCGAGTTCGCCAATGACCGCGCATCGTTCACCTTCACCACCGGCGTGCTCAGTCACGATCCGATCTACAGCGGTGCCTCGGCAGCACTGGTCAACGGTGCACTGGACAGCTTCGTCCGGGCCGCCGCCATCGAACTGCCGCGCGGCTTGCGCGTGAACTCGATCAGCCCGAACGTCCTCGTCGAAGCCATGGGCAAATACGCGCCGTACTTCCGTGGCTTCAAGCCGGTTCCCGCGGCAGATGTGGCTTTGGCCTACGCCAAAAGCGTGGAAGGCCTGCAAACAGGTCAGACCTTTCACATCTGA
- the livG gene encoding high-affinity branched-chain amino acid ABC transporter ATP-binding protein LivG → MSREILKVENLSMRFGGLLAVNGVALSVKEKQVVALIGPNGAGKTTVFNCLTGFYKPSGGSILLDGESIEGLPGHKIALKGVVRTFQNVRLFKDMTAVENLLIAQHRHLNTNFLSGLFKTPAFRKSEREAMDFAEFWLEKVNLKEFANRPAGTLAYGQQRRLEIARCMMTRPRILMLDEPAAGLNPKETEDLKALISVLREEHNVTVLLIEHDMKLVMSISDHIVVINQGTPLANGTPEQIRDNPEVIKAYLGEA, encoded by the coding sequence ATGAGCCGCGAGATCCTGAAAGTAGAAAATTTGAGCATGCGCTTCGGCGGCTTGCTGGCGGTCAATGGCGTAGCCCTGAGCGTGAAGGAAAAACAGGTCGTGGCACTGATCGGCCCCAACGGCGCCGGCAAGACCACCGTGTTCAACTGCCTGACCGGCTTCTACAAGCCGAGCGGCGGCAGCATCCTGCTCGATGGCGAATCGATTGAGGGCCTGCCCGGCCACAAGATCGCCCTCAAGGGCGTGGTGCGTACCTTCCAGAACGTGCGGCTGTTCAAGGACATGACCGCGGTCGAGAACCTCTTGATCGCCCAGCACCGTCACCTGAACACCAACTTCCTGTCCGGCCTGTTCAAGACCCCGGCGTTCCGCAAAAGCGAACGCGAGGCCATGGACTTTGCCGAGTTCTGGCTGGAAAAGGTCAACCTCAAGGAGTTCGCCAACCGTCCGGCCGGCACCCTGGCCTACGGTCAGCAACGTCGCCTGGAAATCGCCCGCTGCATGATGACCCGCCCGCGGATCCTCATGCTCGACGAACCGGCCGCCGGCCTGAACCCGAAGGAAACCGAAGACCTCAAGGCGCTGATCAGCGTGCTGCGTGAAGAGCACAACGTGACGGTGCTGCTGATCGAACACGACATGAAACTGGTCATGAGCATTTCCGACCACATCGTCGTGATCAACCAGGGCACGCCCCTGGCCAACGGTACGCCGGAACAGATCCGCGACAATCCTGAAGTGATCAAAGCCTACCTGGGGGAAGCGTAA
- a CDS encoding glycine zipper 2TM domain-containing protein — protein sequence MRKSVLLVASFSTMAMLLTGCQSSLTGDSYSRDEARRVQTVRMGTIEALRPVKIEGTKTPIGGAAGAVVGGVGGSTIGGGKGSVVAAVIGAVAGGLLGSAAEEGLTRTQGVEITVREDDGSMRAYVQEVQPNEVFRVGERVRISSVGGTSRVSH from the coding sequence ATGCGTAAGTCTGTTCTGCTGGTTGCTTCCTTTTCCACGATGGCGATGTTGCTCACTGGTTGCCAATCGAGCCTGACCGGTGACTCCTATTCCCGTGACGAGGCGCGTCGGGTGCAGACGGTTCGCATGGGCACCATCGAAGCATTGCGTCCGGTGAAAATCGAAGGCACCAAAACCCCGATCGGCGGCGCTGCAGGCGCAGTGGTCGGCGGCGTTGGCGGCAGCACCATTGGTGGCGGCAAAGGCAGCGTCGTCGCTGCCGTCATTGGTGCCGTGGCCGGCGGTCTGCTCGGTTCGGCCGCTGAAGAAGGCCTGACCCGCACCCAGGGCGTGGAAATCACCGTACGCGAAGACGATGGCAGCATGCGCGCCTACGTTCAGGAAGTTCAGCCGAACGAAGTGTTCCGTGTTGGCGAGCGTGTGCGCATCTCCAGTGTGGGTGGCACCAGCCGCGTTTCGCACTAA
- a CDS encoding ABC transporter ATP-binding protein, whose translation MLQFENVSTFYGKIQALHSVNVEVRQGEIVTLIGANGAGKSTLLMTLCGSPRAHSGSIRYMGEELVGQDSSQIMRKSIAVVPEGRRVFSRLTVEENLSMGGFFTAKGDYQEQMDKVLGLFPRLKERFSQRGGTMSGGEQQMLAIGRALMSKPKLLLLDEPSLGLAPIIIQQIFDIIEQLRKDGVTVFLVEQNANQALKIADRAYVLENGRVVMQGTGEALLTDPKVREAYLGG comes from the coding sequence ATGCTGCAGTTCGAAAACGTTTCCACCTTCTACGGCAAGATCCAGGCCCTGCACAGCGTCAACGTCGAAGTCCGCCAGGGCGAAATCGTGACCCTGATCGGTGCCAACGGTGCCGGCAAGTCCACGCTGCTGATGACGCTTTGCGGTTCGCCGCGCGCCCACAGCGGCAGCATCCGCTACATGGGTGAGGAACTGGTCGGCCAGGACTCCTCGCAGATCATGCGCAAGAGCATTGCCGTGGTACCGGAAGGTCGCCGGGTGTTTTCCCGCCTGACCGTGGAAGAAAACCTGTCCATGGGTGGCTTCTTCACCGCCAAGGGCGATTATCAGGAACAGATGGACAAGGTTCTCGGACTTTTCCCACGCCTGAAAGAACGCTTCAGCCAGCGTGGCGGCACCATGTCCGGCGGCGAACAGCAAATGCTCGCCATCGGCCGTGCGCTGATGAGCAAGCCCAAGCTGCTGCTGCTTGACGAGCCTTCCCTGGGCCTGGCACCGATCATCATCCAGCAGATATTCGACATCATCGAACAGCTGCGCAAGGACGGTGTGACCGTGTTCCTGGTCGAGCAGAACGCCAACCAGGCGCTGAAGATCGCTGACCGAGCCTACGTTCTGGAGAACGGCCGGGTGGTGATGCAAGGCACCGGTGAAGCACTGCTGACCGACCCGAAAGTGCGCGAAGCGTACCTCGGTGGTTGA
- a CDS encoding high-affinity branched-chain amino acid ABC transporter permease LivM, translating into MTRNLKQALFSALLVWAVAYPVLGLKLTIVGINLEVHGTSDATLITIAVCSVLMFLRVLFDQQISSAWRSSPSMPLIPAKASNFLTLPTTQRWIIIALIAGALVWPFFGSRGAVDIATLVLIYVMLGLGLNIVVGLAGLLDLGYVGFYAVGAYSYALLSHYYGLSFWICLPIAGMMAATFGFLLGFPVLRLRGDYLAIVTLGFGEIIRLFLRNLTDITGGPNGISNIEKPTFFGLTFERKAAEGLQTFHEYFGLEYNSINKVIFLYLVALFLALFALFVINRLLRMPLGRAWEALREDEIACRALGLNPTIIKLSAFTLGACFAGFAGSFFAARQGLVTPESFTFIESATILAIVVLGGMGSQLGVVLAATVMILLPEMMREFSEYRMLMFGALMVLMMIWRPQGLLPMQRPHMELRK; encoded by the coding sequence CAACCTCGAAGTTCATGGCACCAGCGACGCCACCCTGATCACCATCGCCGTGTGCTCGGTGCTGATGTTCCTGCGCGTACTGTTCGACCAGCAAATCAGCTCGGCCTGGCGTTCCTCGCCGAGCATGCCGCTGATTCCGGCCAAGGCCAGCAACTTCCTGACCCTGCCGACCACCCAGCGCTGGATCATCATCGCGCTGATCGCCGGCGCGCTGGTCTGGCCGTTCTTCGGTTCCCGCGGGGCGGTGGATATCGCGACGCTGGTGTTGATCTACGTGATGCTCGGCCTCGGCCTGAACATCGTGGTCGGCCTGGCCGGTCTGCTCGACCTCGGTTACGTCGGCTTCTATGCCGTCGGCGCCTACAGTTATGCCCTGCTGTCGCATTACTACGGCCTGAGCTTCTGGATCTGCCTGCCGATCGCCGGGATGATGGCGGCCACTTTCGGCTTCCTGCTCGGTTTCCCGGTACTGCGCCTGCGCGGTGACTACCTGGCGATCGTGACCCTGGGCTTCGGTGAAATCATCCGTCTGTTCCTGCGTAACCTGACCGACATCACCGGCGGCCCGAACGGCATCAGCAACATCGAGAAGCCGACGTTCTTCGGCCTGACCTTCGAACGTAAAGCCGCTGAAGGCCTGCAGACGTTCCACGAGTACTTCGGCCTGGAATACAACTCGATCAACAAGGTGATTTTCCTTTACCTGGTCGCATTGTTCCTGGCGCTGTTCGCACTGTTCGTCATCAATCGCTTGCTGCGCATGCCCCTGGGTCGTGCCTGGGAAGCGCTGCGTGAAGATGAAATCGCCTGCCGTGCGTTGGGTCTGAACCCGACGATCATCAAGCTTTCAGCCTTCACCCTGGGCGCCTGCTTCGCCGGTTTCGCCGGCAGTTTCTTCGCTGCGCGTCAGGGCCTGGTGACACCGGAGTCCTTCACCTTCATCGAGTCGGCGACCATCCTCGCCATCGTTGTGTTGGGTGGCATGGGCTCGCAACTGGGTGTCGTGCTCGCCGCCACAGTGATGATCCTGTTGCCGGAAATGATGCGTGAGTTCAGTGAGTACCGCATGTTGATGTTCGGCGCCTTGATGGTGCTGATGATGATCTGGCGTCCTCAAGGTCTGCTGCCCATGCAACGCCCTCACATGGAGCTGCGCAAATGA